From a region of the Nyctibius grandis isolate bNycGra1 chromosome 12, bNycGra1.pri, whole genome shotgun sequence genome:
- the NOB1 gene encoding RNA-binding protein NOB1, with protein MARVPHVVADTGAFLSAAPLQDMAQALYTVPEVLAEIRDRPTRRRLAALPCELRLRRPRPDLLRLVTDFAKKTGDYPSLSAADLQVLALTCQLQAETEGPGCLRWEPQDKVRLSSTPRHPEAPLHLAGFHLPAKHKRPGKGQCQPSPESSAAPSESDEFSSFLYWRAPLPSIEEELQELLKAQAISVSPEATEEHQNSEDGASAEEEEEEESDDEGWITPSNLKQVQQDTGHCDTAPVGVQVGCVTTDFAMQNVLLQMGLHVLAVNGMLIRQARSYILRCHGCFRTTSDMTKVFCPHCGNKTLKKVAVSVSEDGSLHMHFSRNPKVLNPRGLRYPLPAPKGGKHANNPHLVEDQPFPQQRLSRKARQKTNVFDPDYIAGVSPFAENDIYSRAANLQIRDAALGGGRRRLNPNAVTKKFVKRR; from the exons ATGGCGCGCGTGCCGCACGTCGTGGCCGACACCGGCGCTTTCCTCAGCGCCGCCCCGCTGCAG GACATGGCGCAGGCGCTGTACACCGTGCCCGAGGTGCTGGCCGAGATCCGCGACAGGCCGACGCGCCGCCGCCTGGCCGCGCTGCCCTGCGAGCTGCGCCTCCGCCGCCCGCGGCCCGACCTCCTGCGCCTCG TGACCGACTTCGCCAAGAAGACCGGGGACTACCCCAGCCTCTCGGCCGCTGACCTGCAGGTGCTCGCCCTCACCTGCCAGCTGCAGGCCGAGACCGAGGGCCCCGGCTGCCTCCGCTGGGAGCCCCAGGACAAG GTGCGGCTCAGCTCCACCCCGCGGCACCCCGAGGCCCCCCTGCACCTCGCCGGCTTCCACCTGCCCGCCAAG CACAAGCGCCCGGGGAAGGGCCAGTGTCAGCCCAGCCCTGAAAGCAGCGCGGCCCCGTCTGAGAGCGACGAGTTCAGCTCGTTCCTGTACTGGCGAGCCCCCCTGCCCAGCATcgaggaggagctgcaggagctgctg AAAGCTCAAGCCATCTCCGTTAGCCCAGAGGCCACAGAGGAGCACCAGAACTCTGAGGACGGGGCCAgtgctgaggaagaggaggaggaggagagtgaCGACGAGGGTTGGATAACACCCAGCAACCTCAAGCAGGTCCAGCAGGACACGGGGCACTGCGACACTGCTCCTGTTGGCGTCCAGGTCGGCTGCGTCACCACTGACTTTGCCATGCAG AACGTGCTGCTGCAGATGGGCCTCCACGTGCTGGCGGTGAACGGCATGCTGATCCGCCAGGCCCGGAGCTACATCCTGCGCTGCCACGGCTGCTTCAG GACCACTTCAGACATGACCAAGGTTTTCTGTCCCCACTGCGGTAACAAGACCCTGAAGAAGGTCGCGGTGAGCGTCAGCGAGGACGGGAGCCTCCACATGCATTTCTCCCGCAACCCCAAGGTGCTGAACCCCCGAGGGCTCAGG TACCCGCTGCCGGCCCCCAAAGGAGGGAAGCACGCCAACAACCCTCACCTGGTGGAAGACCAGCCCTTCCCGCAGCAGCGACTGTCCCGCAAGGCCAGGCAGAAAACCAACGTCTTCGACCCCGACTACATCGCCGGGGTCTCGCCCTTTGCCGAAAACGACATCTACAGCCGTGCGGCCAACCTGCAGATCCGGGACGCGGCCCTGGGCGGGGGCAGGCGGCGCCTGAACCCCAACGCCGTGACGAAGAAGTTTGTGAAGAGGAGGTGA